A window from Festucalex cinctus isolate MCC-2025b chromosome 12, RoL_Fcin_1.0, whole genome shotgun sequence encodes these proteins:
- the ktn1 gene encoding kinectin isoform X5, giving the protein MALDIYDSQYLLILVPLLVVALLFLFFMLFTKETSYDEVLARQKRDLKLPPSKPDVRKKNEKKKSKKKESASVTGAGGGGGESEEDQGDFEAADGGQSSTLELVVEPRPVAAADPVPPARSTFVPVPASTEASAGLRERKKKEKKVATKAAAATTAASGAATSSPPEGPEVNISKMMGHRVEPPLVSSKQPRPPSPQLEIKVEVTQTAAVCQTPPQASKKKEKKKQKLDAVNDQQPAHKVEQAPVKKEAPHMAETPHVAETKVFSNAAPSAPSGKKGFKKQKIEPVEQSHVLTDSAASTNHQTAHNNDVPLKGKKQKNETDKENKEVKLNELLSGLSSITLSEAEAVCLIAVLQEKSPSAVDAWHKSAVKSDPAAQEQGRLLTTLQEEASIAKDKVKQLSQELQVSKQKTGRVEAMLREQCSALEKELAGMQAKAQGSYQELQTMQIKFQQVREQLESQITRLQQENGILRDAVSTATNQMESKNTAEMNKLRSDYAALMIELADNNAKLQQEEHQRKSLEVSYKQNVSQLEAQLQDAKRRWEELQNFLHSVNADREKLQASKQELHSQLLTAENEMNTKNKELQTLHSSLTEAMVSKERLEQRVMELQVSQHSISDDSMQARAQELMNENKGLQAQKETLQAQNVNLHAQISTQASHVSHIEELQKLLADKELQRKSLEDSLNAERSSGASRETNMQALHNDNMSLKAEIQNLRAQIADQTASLLAFEQMQRSVQEKEENMKTVESLLEKGLIEVANKEEELKTVREENEALKQQLLALQGKVADQVSSESIVQELQSKIQERDLKLKSMEDSLQAAQDSYSAKAQTVEALEKQFAALQVEMEQLRQKEPSEELTRLYSQLQVLQAQLGAKDHEIQHLQTELRERFEKAQQQTVNAVPSPELLTALTEKDKQVTELQSELCELKESLELHRKKNNENQATLALSEAECRNFLHRLLPNVPLPNEQNHQEWLCSFERNVIESSAAQSTHVSGCSEDLSEKLKEAEEAQRVLQVDCETYKKVLAETEGILQRLQNSVEQEESRWKVKVELSQVELREMSQKVTTLEQEVERLSDGVELENLRREKQHLESELERAERESATYVTEVRELKDLLTELQTRLDGSYTEAIRQNEELNLLKTQLTVTLSKLEAEENERQQVAGDLYKAQQSLDLIQGELSKVTDNADGLIENSSLSSQREELDRNEKMTAGLNQTVWELQQLLQSVSRQLTKDAEADKDVLKL; this is encoded by the exons ATGGCGCTGGATATCTACGACTCTCAGTACCTGCTCATCCTGGTCCCATTGCTGGTCGttgccctcctcttcctcttcttcatgCTCTTCACAAAGGAAACCTCCTACGATGAGGTTCTGGCTCGGCAGAAACGTGACCTCAAGTTACCGCCATCCAAGCCAGATGTCCGCAAGAAGAACGAAAAGAAGAAGAGTAAGAAGAAGGAGAGTGCGAGTGTGACAGGTGCAGGAGGTGGCGGAGGGGAGTCTGAAGAGGACCAAGGGGACTTTGAGGCAGCTGATGGTGGCCAAAGCTCCACCCTGGAGTTGGTTGTGGAGCCAAGACCAGTGGCTGCAGCAGATCCTGTTCCACCAGCACGTTCTACGTTTGTGCCAGTTCCAGCATCAACAGAGGCTTCTGCTGGCTTGAGGGagagaaagaagaaagagaaaaaagttGCAACAAAAGCCGCTGCTGCTACGACTGCAGCATCAGGTGCAGCAACATCATCTCCTCCCGAGGGGCCAGAAGTAAACATCTCCAAGATGATGGGACACAGAGTAGAACCACCTCTGGTTTCCAGCAAACAGCCCAGACCACCTTCTCCACAGCTTGAGATCAAGGTTGAAGTTACCCAGACAGCTGCTGTGTGTCAAACCCCCCCACAGGCTtccaagaagaaggagaagaagaagcaaaaGTTGGATGCAG TGAATGACCAGCAGCCAGCACACAAAGTAGAGCAGGCGCCAGTTAAGAAGGAAGCTCCTCATATGGCCGAAACTCCTCATGTGGCTGAAACCAAAGTTTTCTCCAATGCAGCTCCAAGTGCTCCCAGTGGAAAGAAGGGCTTCAAGAAACAGAAGATAGAGCCTG TTGAACAGTCCCATGTTCTGACTGACTCAGCGGCCTCTACCAACCACCAGACGGCCCACAATAATGATGTACCTTTGAAAGGAAAGAAACAGAAGAATGAGACAGACAAAG AGAACAAGGAAGTGAAGCTCAACGAGCTGCTCTCAGGGCTGTCCTCAATCACCCTCTCTGAAGCTGAGGCTGTCTGTTTGATTGCTGTTCTCCAAGAGAAGAGCCCAAGCGCGGTAGATGCCTGGCACAAA TCTGCTGTTAAATCTGATCCAGCTGCTCAGGAACAAGGGCGTCTCCTAACCACGCTTCAGGAGGAGGCATCCATTGCTAAGGATAAAGTCAAACAACTCAGCCAG GAGCTCCAGGTTTCGAAGCAGAAGACGGGCCGGGTGGAAGCAATGCTGCGAGAGCAGTGTTCAGCGTTGGAGAAAGAACTGGCAGGCATGCAAGCCAAAGCACAAGGAAGCTACCAAGAGCTCCAGACCATGCAGATCAAG TTCCAACAGGTCAGGGAACAGCTAGAGAGTCAGATCACTCGCCTACAGCAGGAGAACGGCATCCTGCGGGATGCAGTCAGCACAGCCACCAACCAGATGGAGAGCAA GAATACGGCCGAGATGAACAAACTGCGTTCCGATTATGCGGCGCTGATGATAGAGTTGGCGGACAACAATGCCAAGCTGCAGCAGGAGGAGCACCAGAGGAAGTCGCTGGAGGTCAGCTACAAGCAGAACGTGTCTCAGCTGGAG GCCCAACTGCAAGATGCTAAGCGACGCTGGGAGGAACTGCAAAACTTCCTCCATAGTGTCAATGCTGACCGAGAAAAGCTTCAGGCCTCAAAGCAAG AACTCCACAGTCAGCTGCTGACAGCGGAGAATGAGATGAACACTAAGAATAAAGAGCTTCAGACCCTCCATAGCAGCCTGACTGAAGCCATGGTCTCTAAAGAAAGACTGGAGCAAAGAGTGATGGAGCTGCAGGTGTCCCAGCACAGTATCTCTGATGATTCCATGCAGGCTCGTGCTCAG GAGCtcatgaatgaaaacaaaggtCTTCAAGCCCAAAAGGAAACACTGCAAGCACAAAACGTGAACCTACATGCCCAGATCTCAACACAG GCCAGCCATGTCTCCCACATTGAGGAGCTACAGAAGCT ACTGGCTGACAAGGAGTTGCAGAGAAAGAGCCTGGAGGATTCTTTGAATGCTGAACGGAGCAGCGGCGCCAGTCGAGAAACTAACATGCAG GCATTGCACAATGACAACATGTCACTGAAGGCAGAGATTCAGAATTTGCGGGCACAGATTGCTGATCAG ACTGCCTCCCTCCTGGCTTTCGAACAGATGCAGAGGAG TGTACAGGAgaaagaggagaacatgaaaactGTAGAGAGCCTACTGGAGAAGGGGCTAATCGAAGTAGCCAACAAGGAGGAGGAACTAAAG ACTGTCAGAGAGGAGAATGAGGCACTAAAGCAACAATTGTTGGCCCTTCAAGGAAAAGTGGCTGATCAG GTATCATCAGAGTCAATTGTGCAAGAACTGCAAAgcaa GATCCAAGAGAGGGATTTGAAGCTGAAGTCAATGGAGGACAGTCTGCAAGCAGCACAAGACAGCTACTCAGCCAAAGCACAGACTGTTGAG GCTCTGGAGAAGCAGTTTGCCGCCCTGCAGGTAGAGATGGAGCAGCTGAGACAGAAGGAGCCATCAGAAGAGCTCACCAGATTGTATAGCCAGCTCCAAGTACTCCAAGCTCA GCTCGGTGCAAAAGACCACGAGATTCAGCACCTACAGACTGAGCTTAGAGAAAGGTTTGAGAAAGCACAGCAACAG ACTGTTAATGCAGTACCAAGCCCAGAGCTTCTAACAGC GTTGACTGAGAAGGACAAGCAAGTTACAGAACTGCAGAGTGAACTGTGTGAGCTGAAGGAATCTCTGGAGCTTCACAGAAAGAAGAACAAT GAAAACCAGGCGACACTGGCGTTGTCTGAGGCTGAGTGTCGCAATTTTCTGCATAGACTTTTGCCCAACGTGCCTCTGCCCAATGAACAA AATCATCAGGAGTGGCTCTGCAGTTTTGAGAGAAATGTCATAGAGAGTTCAGCTGCACAATCCACCCATGTATCAGGGTGTTCCGAG GACCTGTCTGAGAAGCTGAAAGAAGCTGAGGAAGCCCAAAGGGTTCTACAGGTCGACTGTGAGACGTACAAGAAGGTTTTAGCAGAAACg GAGGGCATCCTGCAGCGCCTCCAGAACAGTGTGGAGCAGGAAGAGTCCAGATGGAAGGTGAAGGTGGAGCTATCGCAGGTCGAGCTGAGAGAG ATGAGCCAGAAAGTCACAACACTGGAGCAGGAGGTTGAGAGACTAAGTGATGGAGTGGAATTGGAAAAT TTGAGAAGAGAGAAGCAGCACTTGGAGTCAGAGTTGGAGAGGGCAGAGCGCGAGAGTGCCACGTACGTGACAGAGGTCCGAGAG CTCAAAGATCTGTTGACTGAATTGCAGACCAGACTTGATGGCTCATATACAGAAGCCATCAGGCAGAATGAGGAGCTGAATTTG CTGAAGACTCAGCTCACAGTGACCCTATCCAAACTGGAGGCAGAAGAGAATGAGAGGCAGCAGGTTGCAGGTGATCTCTATAAG GCCCAGCAATCTTTAGACCTGATCCAAGGGGAGCTCTCCAAAGTGACAGACAACGCAGATGGCCTGATAGAGAACAGCAGTTTGTCCTCACAAAGA GAAGAGCTCGACAGAAATGAAAAGATGACTGCAGGACTCAACCAAACAGTCTGGGAATTGCAGCAGCTGCTACAAAGTGTTAGCCGACAACTCACCAAGGATGCG GAGGCTGACAAAGATGTGTTGAAACTATAG
- the ktn1 gene encoding kinectin isoform X4 — translation MALDIYDSQYLLILVPLLVVALLFLFFMLFTKETSYDEVLARQKRDLKLPPSKPDVRKKNEKKKSKKKESASVTGAGGGGGESEEDQGDFEAADGGQSSTLELVVEPRPVAAADPVPPARSTFVPVPASTEASAGLRERKKKEKKVATKAAAATTAASGAATSSPPEGPEVNISKMMGHRVEPPLVSSKQPRPPSPQLEIKVEVTQTAAVCQTPPQASKKKEKKKQKLDAVNDQQPAHKVEQAPVKKEAPHMAETPHVAETKVFSNAAPSAPSGKKGFKKQKIEPVEQSHVLTDSAASTNHQTAHNNDVPLKGKKQKNETDKENKEVKLNELLSGLSSITLSEAEAVCLIAVLQEKSPSAVDAWHKSAVKSDPAAQEQGRLLTTLQEEASIAKDKVKQLSQELQVSKQKTGRVEAMLREQCSALEKELAGMQAKAQGSYQELQTMQIKFQQVREQLESQITRLQQENGILRDAVSTATNQMESKNTAEMNKLRSDYAALMIELADNNAKLQQEEHQRKSLEVSYKQNVSQLEAQLQDAKRRWEELQNFLHSVNADREKLQASKQELHSQLLTAENEMNTKNKELQTLHSSLTEAMVSKERLEQRVMELQVSQHSISDDSMQARAQELMNENKGLQAQKETLQAQNVNLHAQISTQASHVSHIEELQKLLADKELQRKSLEDSLNAERSSGASRETNMQALHNDNMSLKAEIQNLRAQIADQTASLLAFEQMQRSVQEKEENMKTVESLLEKGLIEVANKEEELKTVREENEALKQQLLALQGKVADQVSSESIVQELQSKIQERDLKLKSMEDSLQAAQDSYSAKAQTVEALEKQFAALQVEMEQLRQKEPSEELTRLYSQLQVLQAQLGAKDHEIQHLQTELRERFEKAQQQQTVNAVPSPELLTALTEKDKQVTELQSELCELKESLELHRKKNNENQATLALSEAECRNFLHRLLPNVPLPNEQNHQEWLCSFERNVIESSAAQSTHVSGCSEDLSEKLKEAEEAQRVLQVDCETYKKVLAETEGILQRLQNSVEQEESRWKVKVELSQVELREMSQKVTTLEQEVERLSDGVELENLRREKQHLESELERAERESATYVTEVRELKDLLTELQTRLDGSYTEAIRQNEELNLLKTQLTVTLSKLEAEENERQQVAGDLYKAQQSLDLIQGELSKVTDNADGLIENSSLSSQREELDRNEKMTAGLNQTVWELQQLLQSVSRQLTKDAEADKDVLKL, via the exons ATGGCGCTGGATATCTACGACTCTCAGTACCTGCTCATCCTGGTCCCATTGCTGGTCGttgccctcctcttcctcttcttcatgCTCTTCACAAAGGAAACCTCCTACGATGAGGTTCTGGCTCGGCAGAAACGTGACCTCAAGTTACCGCCATCCAAGCCAGATGTCCGCAAGAAGAACGAAAAGAAGAAGAGTAAGAAGAAGGAGAGTGCGAGTGTGACAGGTGCAGGAGGTGGCGGAGGGGAGTCTGAAGAGGACCAAGGGGACTTTGAGGCAGCTGATGGTGGCCAAAGCTCCACCCTGGAGTTGGTTGTGGAGCCAAGACCAGTGGCTGCAGCAGATCCTGTTCCACCAGCACGTTCTACGTTTGTGCCAGTTCCAGCATCAACAGAGGCTTCTGCTGGCTTGAGGGagagaaagaagaaagagaaaaaagttGCAACAAAAGCCGCTGCTGCTACGACTGCAGCATCAGGTGCAGCAACATCATCTCCTCCCGAGGGGCCAGAAGTAAACATCTCCAAGATGATGGGACACAGAGTAGAACCACCTCTGGTTTCCAGCAAACAGCCCAGACCACCTTCTCCACAGCTTGAGATCAAGGTTGAAGTTACCCAGACAGCTGCTGTGTGTCAAACCCCCCCACAGGCTtccaagaagaaggagaagaagaagcaaaaGTTGGATGCAG TGAATGACCAGCAGCCAGCACACAAAGTAGAGCAGGCGCCAGTTAAGAAGGAAGCTCCTCATATGGCCGAAACTCCTCATGTGGCTGAAACCAAAGTTTTCTCCAATGCAGCTCCAAGTGCTCCCAGTGGAAAGAAGGGCTTCAAGAAACAGAAGATAGAGCCTG TTGAACAGTCCCATGTTCTGACTGACTCAGCGGCCTCTACCAACCACCAGACGGCCCACAATAATGATGTACCTTTGAAAGGAAAGAAACAGAAGAATGAGACAGACAAAG AGAACAAGGAAGTGAAGCTCAACGAGCTGCTCTCAGGGCTGTCCTCAATCACCCTCTCTGAAGCTGAGGCTGTCTGTTTGATTGCTGTTCTCCAAGAGAAGAGCCCAAGCGCGGTAGATGCCTGGCACAAA TCTGCTGTTAAATCTGATCCAGCTGCTCAGGAACAAGGGCGTCTCCTAACCACGCTTCAGGAGGAGGCATCCATTGCTAAGGATAAAGTCAAACAACTCAGCCAG GAGCTCCAGGTTTCGAAGCAGAAGACGGGCCGGGTGGAAGCAATGCTGCGAGAGCAGTGTTCAGCGTTGGAGAAAGAACTGGCAGGCATGCAAGCCAAAGCACAAGGAAGCTACCAAGAGCTCCAGACCATGCAGATCAAG TTCCAACAGGTCAGGGAACAGCTAGAGAGTCAGATCACTCGCCTACAGCAGGAGAACGGCATCCTGCGGGATGCAGTCAGCACAGCCACCAACCAGATGGAGAGCAA GAATACGGCCGAGATGAACAAACTGCGTTCCGATTATGCGGCGCTGATGATAGAGTTGGCGGACAACAATGCCAAGCTGCAGCAGGAGGAGCACCAGAGGAAGTCGCTGGAGGTCAGCTACAAGCAGAACGTGTCTCAGCTGGAG GCCCAACTGCAAGATGCTAAGCGACGCTGGGAGGAACTGCAAAACTTCCTCCATAGTGTCAATGCTGACCGAGAAAAGCTTCAGGCCTCAAAGCAAG AACTCCACAGTCAGCTGCTGACAGCGGAGAATGAGATGAACACTAAGAATAAAGAGCTTCAGACCCTCCATAGCAGCCTGACTGAAGCCATGGTCTCTAAAGAAAGACTGGAGCAAAGAGTGATGGAGCTGCAGGTGTCCCAGCACAGTATCTCTGATGATTCCATGCAGGCTCGTGCTCAG GAGCtcatgaatgaaaacaaaggtCTTCAAGCCCAAAAGGAAACACTGCAAGCACAAAACGTGAACCTACATGCCCAGATCTCAACACAG GCCAGCCATGTCTCCCACATTGAGGAGCTACAGAAGCT ACTGGCTGACAAGGAGTTGCAGAGAAAGAGCCTGGAGGATTCTTTGAATGCTGAACGGAGCAGCGGCGCCAGTCGAGAAACTAACATGCAG GCATTGCACAATGACAACATGTCACTGAAGGCAGAGATTCAGAATTTGCGGGCACAGATTGCTGATCAG ACTGCCTCCCTCCTGGCTTTCGAACAGATGCAGAGGAG TGTACAGGAgaaagaggagaacatgaaaactGTAGAGAGCCTACTGGAGAAGGGGCTAATCGAAGTAGCCAACAAGGAGGAGGAACTAAAG ACTGTCAGAGAGGAGAATGAGGCACTAAAGCAACAATTGTTGGCCCTTCAAGGAAAAGTGGCTGATCAG GTATCATCAGAGTCAATTGTGCAAGAACTGCAAAgcaa GATCCAAGAGAGGGATTTGAAGCTGAAGTCAATGGAGGACAGTCTGCAAGCAGCACAAGACAGCTACTCAGCCAAAGCACAGACTGTTGAG GCTCTGGAGAAGCAGTTTGCCGCCCTGCAGGTAGAGATGGAGCAGCTGAGACAGAAGGAGCCATCAGAAGAGCTCACCAGATTGTATAGCCAGCTCCAAGTACTCCAAGCTCA GCTCGGTGCAAAAGACCACGAGATTCAGCACCTACAGACTGAGCTTAGAGAAAGGTTTGAGAAAGCACAGCAACAG CAGACTGTTAATGCAGTACCAAGCCCAGAGCTTCTAACAGC GTTGACTGAGAAGGACAAGCAAGTTACAGAACTGCAGAGTGAACTGTGTGAGCTGAAGGAATCTCTGGAGCTTCACAGAAAGAAGAACAAT GAAAACCAGGCGACACTGGCGTTGTCTGAGGCTGAGTGTCGCAATTTTCTGCATAGACTTTTGCCCAACGTGCCTCTGCCCAATGAACAA AATCATCAGGAGTGGCTCTGCAGTTTTGAGAGAAATGTCATAGAGAGTTCAGCTGCACAATCCACCCATGTATCAGGGTGTTCCGAG GACCTGTCTGAGAAGCTGAAAGAAGCTGAGGAAGCCCAAAGGGTTCTACAGGTCGACTGTGAGACGTACAAGAAGGTTTTAGCAGAAACg GAGGGCATCCTGCAGCGCCTCCAGAACAGTGTGGAGCAGGAAGAGTCCAGATGGAAGGTGAAGGTGGAGCTATCGCAGGTCGAGCTGAGAGAG ATGAGCCAGAAAGTCACAACACTGGAGCAGGAGGTTGAGAGACTAAGTGATGGAGTGGAATTGGAAAAT TTGAGAAGAGAGAAGCAGCACTTGGAGTCAGAGTTGGAGAGGGCAGAGCGCGAGAGTGCCACGTACGTGACAGAGGTCCGAGAG CTCAAAGATCTGTTGACTGAATTGCAGACCAGACTTGATGGCTCATATACAGAAGCCATCAGGCAGAATGAGGAGCTGAATTTG CTGAAGACTCAGCTCACAGTGACCCTATCCAAACTGGAGGCAGAAGAGAATGAGAGGCAGCAGGTTGCAGGTGATCTCTATAAG GCCCAGCAATCTTTAGACCTGATCCAAGGGGAGCTCTCCAAAGTGACAGACAACGCAGATGGCCTGATAGAGAACAGCAGTTTGTCCTCACAAAGA GAAGAGCTCGACAGAAATGAAAAGATGACTGCAGGACTCAACCAAACAGTCTGGGAATTGCAGCAGCTGCTACAAAGTGTTAGCCGACAACTCACCAAGGATGCG GAGGCTGACAAAGATGTGTTGAAACTATAG
- the ktn1 gene encoding kinectin isoform X3, giving the protein MALDIYDSQYLLILVPLLVVALLFLFFMLFTKETSYDEVLARQKRDLKLPPSKPDVRKKNEKKKSKKKESASVTGAGGGGGESEEDQGDFEAADGGQSSTLELVVEPRPVAAADPVPPARSTFVPVPASTEASAGLRERKKKEKKVATKAAAATTAASGAATSSPPEGPEVNISKMMGHRVEPPLVSSKQPRPPSPQLEIKVEVTQTAAVCQTPPQASKKKEKKKQKLDAVNDQQPAHKVEQAPVKKEAPHMAETPHVAETKVFSNAAPSAPSGKKGFKKQKIEPVEQSHVLTDSAASTNHQTAHNNDVPLKGKKQKNETDKENKEVKLNELLSGLSSITLSEAEAVCLIAVLQEKSPSAVDAWHKSAVKSDPAAQEQGRLLTTLQEEASIAKDKVKQLSQELQVSKQKTGRVEAMLREQCSALEKELAGMQAKAQGSYQELQTMQIKFQQVREQLESQITRLQQENGILRDAVSTATNQMESKNTAEMNKLRSDYAALMIELADNNAKLQQEEHQRKSLEVSYKQNVSQLEAQLQDAKRRWEELQNFLHSVNADREKLQASKQELHSQLLTAENEMNTKNKELQTLHSSLTEAMVSKERLEQRVMELQVSQHSISDDSMQARAQELMNENKGLQAQKETLQAQNVNLHAQISTQASHVSHIEELQKLLADKELQRKSLEDSLNAERSSGASRETNMQALHNDNMSLKAEIQNLRAQIADQTASLLAFEQMQRSVQEKEENMKTVESLLEKGLIEVANKEEELKTVREENEALKQQLLALQGKVADQVSSESIVQELQSKIQERDLKLKSMEDSLQAAQDSYSAKAQTVEALEKQFAALQVEMEQLRQKEPSEELTRLYSQLQVLQAQLGAKDHEIQHLQTELRERFEKAQQQQTVNAVPSPELLTALTEKDKQVTELQSELCELKESLELHRKKNNELREKNWSAMEALSATESMLQGKLSKAIKENQATLALSEAECRNFLHRLLPNVPLPNEQNHQEWLCSFERNVIESSAAQSTHVSGCSEDLSEKLKEAEEAQRVLQVDCETYKKVLAETEGILQRLQNSVEQEESRWKVKVELSQVELREMSQKVTTLEQEVERLSDGVELENLRREKQHLESELERAERESATYVTEVRELKTQLTVTLSKLEAEENERQQVAGDLYKAQQSLDLIQGELSKVTDNADGLIENSSLSSQREELDRNEKMTAGLNQTVWELQQLLQSVSRQLTKDAEADKDVLKL; this is encoded by the exons ATGGCGCTGGATATCTACGACTCTCAGTACCTGCTCATCCTGGTCCCATTGCTGGTCGttgccctcctcttcctcttcttcatgCTCTTCACAAAGGAAACCTCCTACGATGAGGTTCTGGCTCGGCAGAAACGTGACCTCAAGTTACCGCCATCCAAGCCAGATGTCCGCAAGAAGAACGAAAAGAAGAAGAGTAAGAAGAAGGAGAGTGCGAGTGTGACAGGTGCAGGAGGTGGCGGAGGGGAGTCTGAAGAGGACCAAGGGGACTTTGAGGCAGCTGATGGTGGCCAAAGCTCCACCCTGGAGTTGGTTGTGGAGCCAAGACCAGTGGCTGCAGCAGATCCTGTTCCACCAGCACGTTCTACGTTTGTGCCAGTTCCAGCATCAACAGAGGCTTCTGCTGGCTTGAGGGagagaaagaagaaagagaaaaaagttGCAACAAAAGCCGCTGCTGCTACGACTGCAGCATCAGGTGCAGCAACATCATCTCCTCCCGAGGGGCCAGAAGTAAACATCTCCAAGATGATGGGACACAGAGTAGAACCACCTCTGGTTTCCAGCAAACAGCCCAGACCACCTTCTCCACAGCTTGAGATCAAGGTTGAAGTTACCCAGACAGCTGCTGTGTGTCAAACCCCCCCACAGGCTtccaagaagaaggagaagaagaagcaaaaGTTGGATGCAG TGAATGACCAGCAGCCAGCACACAAAGTAGAGCAGGCGCCAGTTAAGAAGGAAGCTCCTCATATGGCCGAAACTCCTCATGTGGCTGAAACCAAAGTTTTCTCCAATGCAGCTCCAAGTGCTCCCAGTGGAAAGAAGGGCTTCAAGAAACAGAAGATAGAGCCTG TTGAACAGTCCCATGTTCTGACTGACTCAGCGGCCTCTACCAACCACCAGACGGCCCACAATAATGATGTACCTTTGAAAGGAAAGAAACAGAAGAATGAGACAGACAAAG AGAACAAGGAAGTGAAGCTCAACGAGCTGCTCTCAGGGCTGTCCTCAATCACCCTCTCTGAAGCTGAGGCTGTCTGTTTGATTGCTGTTCTCCAAGAGAAGAGCCCAAGCGCGGTAGATGCCTGGCACAAA TCTGCTGTTAAATCTGATCCAGCTGCTCAGGAACAAGGGCGTCTCCTAACCACGCTTCAGGAGGAGGCATCCATTGCTAAGGATAAAGTCAAACAACTCAGCCAG GAGCTCCAGGTTTCGAAGCAGAAGACGGGCCGGGTGGAAGCAATGCTGCGAGAGCAGTGTTCAGCGTTGGAGAAAGAACTGGCAGGCATGCAAGCCAAAGCACAAGGAAGCTACCAAGAGCTCCAGACCATGCAGATCAAG TTCCAACAGGTCAGGGAACAGCTAGAGAGTCAGATCACTCGCCTACAGCAGGAGAACGGCATCCTGCGGGATGCAGTCAGCACAGCCACCAACCAGATGGAGAGCAA GAATACGGCCGAGATGAACAAACTGCGTTCCGATTATGCGGCGCTGATGATAGAGTTGGCGGACAACAATGCCAAGCTGCAGCAGGAGGAGCACCAGAGGAAGTCGCTGGAGGTCAGCTACAAGCAGAACGTGTCTCAGCTGGAG GCCCAACTGCAAGATGCTAAGCGACGCTGGGAGGAACTGCAAAACTTCCTCCATAGTGTCAATGCTGACCGAGAAAAGCTTCAGGCCTCAAAGCAAG AACTCCACAGTCAGCTGCTGACAGCGGAGAATGAGATGAACACTAAGAATAAAGAGCTTCAGACCCTCCATAGCAGCCTGACTGAAGCCATGGTCTCTAAAGAAAGACTGGAGCAAAGAGTGATGGAGCTGCAGGTGTCCCAGCACAGTATCTCTGATGATTCCATGCAGGCTCGTGCTCAG GAGCtcatgaatgaaaacaaaggtCTTCAAGCCCAAAAGGAAACACTGCAAGCACAAAACGTGAACCTACATGCCCAGATCTCAACACAG GCCAGCCATGTCTCCCACATTGAGGAGCTACAGAAGCT ACTGGCTGACAAGGAGTTGCAGAGAAAGAGCCTGGAGGATTCTTTGAATGCTGAACGGAGCAGCGGCGCCAGTCGAGAAACTAACATGCAG GCATTGCACAATGACAACATGTCACTGAAGGCAGAGATTCAGAATTTGCGGGCACAGATTGCTGATCAG ACTGCCTCCCTCCTGGCTTTCGAACAGATGCAGAGGAG TGTACAGGAgaaagaggagaacatgaaaactGTAGAGAGCCTACTGGAGAAGGGGCTAATCGAAGTAGCCAACAAGGAGGAGGAACTAAAG ACTGTCAGAGAGGAGAATGAGGCACTAAAGCAACAATTGTTGGCCCTTCAAGGAAAAGTGGCTGATCAG GTATCATCAGAGTCAATTGTGCAAGAACTGCAAAgcaa GATCCAAGAGAGGGATTTGAAGCTGAAGTCAATGGAGGACAGTCTGCAAGCAGCACAAGACAGCTACTCAGCCAAAGCACAGACTGTTGAG GCTCTGGAGAAGCAGTTTGCCGCCCTGCAGGTAGAGATGGAGCAGCTGAGACAGAAGGAGCCATCAGAAGAGCTCACCAGATTGTATAGCCAGCTCCAAGTACTCCAAGCTCA GCTCGGTGCAAAAGACCACGAGATTCAGCACCTACAGACTGAGCTTAGAGAAAGGTTTGAGAAAGCACAGCAACAG CAGACTGTTAATGCAGTACCAAGCCCAGAGCTTCTAACAGC GTTGACTGAGAAGGACAAGCAAGTTACAGAACTGCAGAGTGAACTGTGTGAGCTGAAGGAATCTCTGGAGCTTCACAGAAAGAAGAACAAT GAGCTCCGGGAGAAAAACTGGAGTGCAATGGAAGCTCTGTCAGCCACCGAGTCCATGCTTCAAGGAAAACTCAGCAAAGCTATCAAG GAAAACCAGGCGACACTGGCGTTGTCTGAGGCTGAGTGTCGCAATTTTCTGCATAGACTTTTGCCCAACGTGCCTCTGCCCAATGAACAA AATCATCAGGAGTGGCTCTGCAGTTTTGAGAGAAATGTCATAGAGAGTTCAGCTGCACAATCCACCCATGTATCAGGGTGTTCCGAG GACCTGTCTGAGAAGCTGAAAGAAGCTGAGGAAGCCCAAAGGGTTCTACAGGTCGACTGTGAGACGTACAAGAAGGTTTTAGCAGAAACg GAGGGCATCCTGCAGCGCCTCCAGAACAGTGTGGAGCAGGAAGAGTCCAGATGGAAGGTGAAGGTGGAGCTATCGCAGGTCGAGCTGAGAGAG ATGAGCCAGAAAGTCACAACACTGGAGCAGGAGGTTGAGAGACTAAGTGATGGAGTGGAATTGGAAAAT TTGAGAAGAGAGAAGCAGCACTTGGAGTCAGAGTTGGAGAGGGCAGAGCGCGAGAGTGCCACGTACGTGACAGAGGTCCGAGAG CTGAAGACTCAGCTCACAGTGACCCTATCCAAACTGGAGGCAGAAGAGAATGAGAGGCAGCAGGTTGCAGGTGATCTCTATAAG GCCCAGCAATCTTTAGACCTGATCCAAGGGGAGCTCTCCAAAGTGACAGACAACGCAGATGGCCTGATAGAGAACAGCAGTTTGTCCTCACAAAGA GAAGAGCTCGACAGAAATGAAAAGATGACTGCAGGACTCAACCAAACAGTCTGGGAATTGCAGCAGCTGCTACAAAGTGTTAGCCGACAACTCACCAAGGATGCG GAGGCTGACAAAGATGTGTTGAAACTATAG